In the Phenylobacterium soli genome, GCCATGTCCCAGCCGGCCGTGCCGCAGGGCGTGTGGCTGATGGACGGCAGGGTGGCAGTGCAGATCTTCGAGTGCGAGGGCCTGATGTGCGGTCGGGTCGTCTGGCTGCGGGTCCCGCGCGATCCCCAAGGCCAGTTCAACCTCGACAAGAAGAATCCCGTTCCGGCACTGCGGCGGCGTAAACTCTGCGGACTGACCATCCTCTGGGGGTTGCGCCCCACGGGCTCCAATCACTGGGTCGACGGCTGGTTCTACAATCCGGACGACGGCAAGAGCTACAGTGTCAAGGCGGACCTCCAGTCCGACGACGTCATAGTTGCGCGCATCTACGCGGGTGTCCCGATTTTCGGCAGAACCAAGACCCTGGCCCGGGTTGCGCACGAAACCTCGGATGGATGGTGCTGACCTGAGTCAGAGGCGAGACCCGTCGCATTCGTTTCGCATCGTCATACAC is a window encoding:
- a CDS encoding DUF2147 domain-containing protein — its product is MSQPAVPQGVWLMDGRVAVQIFECEGLMCGRVVWLRVPRDPQGQFNLDKKNPVPALRRRKLCGLTILWGLRPTGSNHWVDGWFYNPDDGKSYSVKADLQSDDVIVARIYAGVPIFGRTKTLARVAHETSDGWC